Below is a window of Mucilaginibacter ginkgonis DNA.
TGTCTTATTGTTACCGGGCATTATCCGCCCGAATAAGCTTGTCTTCATCAGCAATTATTTGAGTCCCGAAAGATACTCATTCATATTACCATTTAAAAAAGCGCCCAGGGCTATTAATTTTTTGAGGTAATGCTGCTTTGCGATCTGCCAGTCAAAGTAATAACCGGTGGCGGGCTTTATACCGTTGATCTTAGCCGGCTTTTCATTGAGCAAAAATTTCATAAGATACTTTCCCTTAGCATTTTTGTAAAGTACCCAATCTATGTTTGCACTTAGCGGGATGATATCGCCGGGTTTCCATGTCTTATCTATGTCCAAAGATGACGCCGCATGTTTGCTTGCGTTTTCTACATCCATTATCGCGGCAAACGGCGAAACTGTCTCCGCGTGAGCAAAACGTAGTTCGGCATTGTATTTAGGCGCTTTGATAAAGGCGTCCGTAGTTTTAATGAAATCGGCCAACAGCGGGGCAGCGATCTTTACCTGTATGCCATTATTGTCCAAGCCGGGGCCTTTTTGATAGTAACCCTCAGCCGCGTCAATTTTGCCTAAGGCAGTAAGTTCATCGCAAGTGAAAAACGTCGATAGGTCTACGTCAGTAAAGCTAAATCCTGCCGCGCCTATCTCATCCTTTACGGAGTAAACAATGCTTTCAAAGCCAAACACATCGCTGATCAGCTTATCCGTCTGCGCAATTTTTAAATCCTGTAGCAATGCAGGCTTTAGCCACCGGGCTGCTATGCGTTGCTCCATGTCAGCCAATTTTAGTTGTACTTTAAGGCTGTCAAGGTTGGCAATCCAAGCACCTTCAGTTTCGTATTTGGTATAAGCAGGCGACAGATCATAAAAGCGAAGGTTAG
It encodes the following:
- a CDS encoding histidine-type phosphatase → MAKFKILVVILLGSCFHKATAQSCNTAYLGTKTLYKTPSKAKRDIPSGFKVVFVNHLNRHGARHLTKDVNTSFAWGFLKKADSLQMLTPDGVRLWQTIVKLNKVEHGNVKNISGEGKTELYELGERLYNNYSEAFNKPVKINFAITKEIRTRQSADAYLKGLKSKIKDSIIITDRVDDTNLRFYDLSPAYTKYETEGAWIANLDSLKVQLKLADMEQRIAARWLKPALLQDLKIAQTDKLISDVFGFESIVYSVKDEIGAAGFSFTDVDLSTFFTCDELTALGKIDAAEGYYQKGPGLDNNGIQVKIAAPLLADFIKTTDAFIKAPKYNAELRFAHAETVSPFAAIMDVENASKHAASSLDIDKTWKPGDIIPLSANIDWVLYKNAKGKYLMKFLLNEKPAKINGIKPATGYYFDWQIAKQHYLKKLIALGAFLNGNMNEYLSGLK